From a single Drosophila sulfurigaster albostrigata strain 15112-1811.04 chromosome 3, ASM2355843v2, whole genome shotgun sequence genomic region:
- the LOC133840112 gene encoding uncharacterized protein LOC133840112 has product MQLLIVFATCLALTNGLALYANYPYLYTAQGSALITPTQQQYLTQDALGQYAYGYAEPHSSKQEIRGLDGTTRGTYSYRDATGKLQTVEYTADGEGFHVSATNLPRAVQPIASEGRSANDVAPAPAADVPADSIEVAAARQSHFAAHEEARLRLAQAQQQQTSPSQPEVELPRPVADTAEVAAAKSNHLKRVASETLRNELLSGNAVPVARSSHVIVPVPSVYGYTVPRFYSPRFYYRHTKGSPIIIIITIQYKKPFQLKMQFLNVNLCLCLLIVPLVHGNALLEYGAPPAAGTISQYHTQDEHGQYTYGYTAPLYSKHETRTADGVTHGSYSYVDATGKQQTVDYKADSTGFHVTASTLEQRPNEETPEVAALRAQHLAAHAEAKLRLAGGQSTTSPSVQDTPEVAAAKVAFFKRFEAEKRRNQLAKSAQQILPSTNTILSQPIYVYQPANGFIYKYNHLLRSPARDYLPTA; this is encoded by the exons atgCAGCTTTTGATAGTGTTTGCCACCTGCTTGGCACTGACCAATGGCCTGGCGCTGTATGCCAACTATCCGTATCTGTATACGGCCCAGGGATCAGCGCTGATTACGCCCACACAGCAGCAGTATCTCACTCAGGATGCATTGGGTCAGTATGCCTATGGCTATGCCGAGCCTCACTCCAGCAAGCAGGAGATACGCGGCCTGGATGGCACCACACGTGGCACCTACAGCTATCGCGATGCCACCGGCAAGCTGCAGACTGTGGAGTACACAGCCGACGGTGAAGGTTTCCATGTCTCGGCCACCAACTTGCCACGTGCCGTGCAACCAATCGCAAGCGAAGGCCGAAGTGCCAATGATGTGGCTCCAGCTCCGGCTGCCGATGTTCCTGCTGATTCCATCGAGGTGGCCGCAGCTCGTCAATCGCATTTCGCCGCTCACGAAGAGGCGCGTCTGCGTCTCGCTCAagctcaacagcaacagacaaGTCCATCCCAGCCTGAAGTCGAGTTGCCGCGTCCCGTTGCCGACACCGCTGAAGTGGCAGCTGCCAAGTCCAATCATCTGAAGCGAGTTGCATCCGAAACGCTGCGCAATGAGCTGCTCAGCGGCAATGCTGTTCCTGTTGCACGCAGCTCCCATGTCATTGTGCCGGTGCCTTCGGTCTATGGCTACACCGTGCCACGCTTCTACAGTCCACGCTTCTACTAT CGCCACACAAAAGGAAgccccatcatcatcatcatcacaatacaatacaaaaaaccGTTCCAACTCAAGATGCAGTTCCTCAACGTCAatctttgcctttgcctgttAATTGTGCCTTTGGTGCATGGCAACGCTTTGCTGGAATATGGCGCTCCACCAGCTGCCGGCACAATTAGTCAATACCACACCCAGGATGAGCATGGACAGTACACTTATGGCTATACGGCTCCTCTCTACTCCAAGCACGAGACACGCACTGCAGATGGCGTCACACATGGTTCGTATTCCTATGTGGATGCCACAGGGAAGCAGCAGACAGTCGACTACAAGGCAGATTCAACTGGCTTCCATGTCACGGCCAGCACTCTAGAGCAGCGGCCCAATGAGGAGACACCCGAGGTGGCTGCGTTGCGTGCTCAGCACTTGGCTGCCCATGCAGAGGCCAAGCTGCGTCTAGCTGGCGGACAATCAACAACGTCACCTTCTGTTCAGGATACTCCCGAAGTAGCTGCCGCTAAGGTTGCGTTCTTCAAGCGTTTTGAGGCAGAGAAGCGACGCAATCAGCTGGCTAAATCAGCCCAACAAATACTGCCGAGCACCAACACAATACTCTCCCAGCCGATCTACGTCTATCAGCCAGCCAATGGCTTCATCTACAAGTACAATCATCTGTTGCGTTCACCCGCCAGAGACTATTTGCCAACTGCTTGA
- the LOC133844544 gene encoding alcohol dehydrogenase-like → MDLAGKNVVYLGGFGGIGQKTCSELLERQLQALAIFDLTLNEEILTTWQSKFPNTKIFYLKVDITQRSDIEAAYKEAVERLGHLDLVVNGMGLMDDRHIDLTIQINLMGVINSCLIALEYMDKSKGGKGGMIVNISSVAGIQPTPLMSVYSAAKHGVTTFTRCLAHPPYFDIMGVAFVTICPGFTETPLLNDLADKITFKFETPMALRKAKRQPPQVCAENFVKVIEKAQNGTAWLLDVGEIKEIEFPVMWIPQLEQ, encoded by the exons ATGGATTTGGCTGGCAAAAATGTGGTTTACCTCGGTGGCTTTGGCGGCATAGGCCAAAAAACATGCAGCGAACTGCTCGAGCGCCAACTTCAA GCGTTGGCCATATTCGATCTGACGCTGAACGAAGAGATCTTGACTACATGGCAATCCAAATTTCCCAACACCAAGATATTTTATCTAAAAGTGGACATTACCCAAAGATCAGACATCGAGGCTGCCTATAAGGAGGCTGTTGAGCGTTTGGGACATTTGGATCTGGTGGTGAATGGCATGGGACTGATGGATGATCGGCATATTGATCTCACTATACAGATCAATTTG ATGGGAGTGATAAACAGTTGTCTGATTGCCCTCGAATACATGGATAAGTCAAAGGGCGGCAAGGGAGGCATGATTGTGAACATCTCCTCGGTGGCGGGAATCCAACCAACTCCACTCATGTCCGTCTATTCGGCAGCCAAGCATGGAGTGACAACTTTTACTCGCTGTCTTGCG CACCCTCCCTATTTTGACATCATGGGTGTCGCCTTTGTCACCATCTGTCCTGGCTTCACTGAGACTCCTTTGCTTAATGACCTAGCCGATAAGATAACATTCAAATTCGAGACGCCAATGGCCTTAAGGAAAGCAAAGCGTCAGCCACCTCAAGTTTGTGCCGAGAACTTTGTAAAGGTCATTGAAAAGGCCCAAAATGGCACAGCTTGGTTGCTGGACGTGGGTGAGATCAAAGAGATTGAATTCCCCGTGATGTGGATACCCCAGCTTGAACAATAA
- the LOC133840516 gene encoding alcohol dehydrogenase 2-like isoform X1 — MGFLDDRRIVLTIQINLLGVINSCLIALEHMDKSKGGRGGMIVNISSVAGIEPTPIMSVYSASKHGVTAFTRCLAGPFFASSGVSFVTVCPGMTATTLIDNMEDRTIHKFDIPAELDANKMKRQSVQVCAENIIKVVQQAKNGTAWLLDVGELKEIEFPVMWIPPMES; from the exons ATGGGATTCTTGGATGATCGACGAATTGTGTTGactatacaaataaatttg CTGGGCGTTATCAACAGCTGCCTGATAGCCCTGGAGCACATGGACAAGTCCAAGGGAGGTCGGGGTGGCATGATTGTGAACATCTCATCGGTGGCTGGAATAGAACCAACTCCCATTATGTCAGTCTATTCGGCATCTAAGCACGGAGTTACGGCTTTTACTCGCTGTCTTGCG GGTCCCTTTTTTGCATCCTCTGGCGTCAGCTTTGTGACTGTTTGCCCAGGCATGACGGCAACTACTTTGATCGATAATATGGAGGATCGGACTATACATAAATTTGACATCCCCGCCGAGCTGgatgcaaacaaaatgaagcgTCAATCAGTCCAAGTTTGTGCAGAAAACATTATCAAAGTCGTTCAGCAGGCTAAAAATGGTACAGCTTGGCTTCTAGACGTGGGTGAGCTTAAAGAGATTGAGTTTCCTGTGATGTGGATACCCCCCATGGAGTCCTAA
- the LOC133840516 gene encoding alcohol dehydrogenase 2-like isoform X2 produces the protein MDKSKGGRGGMIVNISSVAGIEPTPIMSVYSASKHGVTAFTRCLAGPFFASSGVSFVTVCPGMTATTLIDNMEDRTIHKFDIPAELDANKMKRQSVQVCAENIIKVVQQAKNGTAWLLDVGELKEIEFPVMWIPPMES, from the exons ATGGACAAGTCCAAGGGAGGTCGGGGTGGCATGATTGTGAACATCTCATCGGTGGCTGGAATAGAACCAACTCCCATTATGTCAGTCTATTCGGCATCTAAGCACGGAGTTACGGCTTTTACTCGCTGTCTTGCG GGTCCCTTTTTTGCATCCTCTGGCGTCAGCTTTGTGACTGTTTGCCCAGGCATGACGGCAACTACTTTGATCGATAATATGGAGGATCGGACTATACATAAATTTGACATCCCCGCCGAGCTGgatgcaaacaaaatgaagcgTCAATCAGTCCAAGTTTGTGCAGAAAACATTATCAAAGTCGTTCAGCAGGCTAAAAATGGTACAGCTTGGCTTCTAGACGTGGGTGAGCTTAAAGAGATTGAGTTTCCTGTGATGTGGATACCCCCCATGGAGTCCTAA
- the LOC133845414 gene encoding trichohyalin has protein sequence MHCLILYLTTAAALLTVTSGAGIRPLLSISRADNLRDLPRITITQTEPLRRGYQEQDTARAFYSYGYSDENAARAEYTTQDGSSRGFYSYVDANGKLQTVKYEAGGRQGFKAEGSNLPQAPVDDKKPPLPVTDTLEVQQARQAHLDAVREAEEEARREEAQQLTEQQQQQQSAVSERTLSDEDADILERVRAELTSMLADRQREESRLGEQQQARKQDSATSNAAAQNEANDEERDADAREEQREVQPRQQQLSPRDQRRQEGNDGNDLRLRTVYTLADISSSSYLKLSDLEDRLDRNSQELRVPIGAYYSYSSPNAKYSVTTPTEVRTLRPIALSRSLLLSKQN, from the coding sequence ATGCACTGCCTCATTTTGTACCTCACTACAGCTGCCGCTTTATTGACGGTCACATCCGGTGCAGGGATTCGACCTCTGCTCAGCATTTCCCGCGCCGACAATTTGCGTGATCTGCCGAGGATTACGATTACGCAAACGGAACCATTGAGACGCGGCTACCAAGAGCAGGATACGGCACGTGCCTTCTACTCCTATGGCTACAGCGATGAGAATGCAGCCAGAGCGGAGTACACGACACAGGATGGCTCCTCCCGCGGCTTCTACTCCTATGTAGATGCCAACGGGAAGTTGCAGACGGTCAAATACGAGGCAGGCGGACGTCAGGGCTTCAAGGCCGAAGGCAGCAATCTGCCTCAGGCCCCGGTTGATGACAAGAAGCCGCCACTGCCAGTTACTGATACTCTCGAGGTGCAGCAGGCACGTCAGGCTCATCTGGATGCAGTGCGTGAAGCCGAAGAAGAGGCACGACGTGAAGAGGCGCAACAACTGacggaacaacaacaacagcagcaaagtgCTGTGAGTGAACGCACGTTGAGTGATGAGGATGCTGACATCTTGGAGCGAGTGCGTGCTGAGCTCACCTCCATGCTGGCAGATCGACAGCGCGAAGAGAGCCGTTTGggtgagcagcagcaggctcGCAAACAAGATTCAGCCACGTccaatgctgctgctcagAACGAGGCAAATGACGAGGAACGAGATGCTGATGCTCGTGAGGAGCAACGTGAAGTGCAgccaaggcaacaacagctcTCCCCACGTGATCAGCGTCGCCAGGAAGGCAACGATGGCAATGATCTGCGTCTGCGAACTGTTTACACTTTGGCTGACATCAGTTCGAGCAGCTATCTAAAGCTGAGTGATCTGGAGGATCGTCTGGACAGGAATAGCCAGGAATTGCGTGTGCCCATTGGCGCCTACTATTCATATTCTTCGCCCAATGCCAAGTACAGCGTGACCACGCCCACTGAGGTGAGAACTCTGCGTCCCATTGCCCTCAGTCGCAGTTTGCTGCTCAGCAAACAGAACtag
- the LOC133843609 gene encoding 1-acyl-sn-glycerol-3-phosphate acyltransferase gamma-like, with translation MITLEELKKLRLIHLCIAITFFTSGLTVNFAQLLLHIFLKPFNKQLFRKLMYYLCYSFYCQLVFVADWYAGCTMRVYMDEEDEKKFAGKENVLLIMNHQYEIDWLAGWMISDKMGVLGNCKAYAKKAIRYVPCMGWAWWLAEFVFLNRDYDKDKEIIAKQLKIVFSYPDPTWLLLNAEGTRFTPSKHEASVKFAQERGMTVLKHHLIPRTKGFTTSLPTLRGICPVVYDINMVFKREDKTPPTMLSLLNGKPVDPYLLMRRIPLEQIPEDEKEAAAWLQKLFVEKDRIIDSFHETGSFFKTSGIKEVPFKIYDRRLSSLLNFVGWSTYSLSCIFYYLISSLLAANWIGLITALSVLGIFYWLMGLAINKTQISKGSSYGSNSKKVSTN, from the exons ATGATTACGCTCGAGGAGCTGAAGAAACTGAGACTGATCCATCTATGCATTGCCATAACGTTCTTCACGAGCGGCTTGACCGTCAATTTCGCCCAACTACTGCTCCACATCTTCTTGAAGCCATTCAATAAGCAACTGTTTCGCAAATTAATGTACTACTTGTGCTATTCCTTCTACTGCC aGCTTGTTTTTGTGGCCGATTGGTATGCGGGCTGCACGATGCGTGTCTATATGGATGAGGAGGATGAGAAGAAATTCGCGGGCAAAGAGAATGTGCTGCTCATTATGAATCATCAATATGAAATCGATTGGCTTGCCGGCTGGATGATATCCGATAAAATGGGCGTGCTGGGCAACTGCAAAGCATACGCCAAGAAGGCCATCAGATATGTGCCCTGCATGGGTTGGGCCTGGTGGTTGGCCGAGTTCGTCTTCCTCAATCGTGACTATGACAAGGACAAGGAGATCATTGCCAAACAGCTGAAGATTGTATTCTCCTATCCGGATCCCACTTGGCTGCTCCTCAATGCCGAAGGCACACGCTTCACACCCTCAAAGCATGAGGCGTCTGTCAAGTTTGCCCAGGAACGTGGTATGACTGTGTTGAAGCATCATTTGATTCCACGCACCAAGGGATTCACCACCAGCTTGCCCACATTGCGTGGCATTTGCCCTGTGGTCTATGACATTAATATGGTCTTTAAGCGCGAAGACAAG ACGCCACCAACGATGCTTTCGTTGCTCAATGGCAAACCTGTGGATCCTTATCTGCTGATGCGTCGCATTCCATTGGAACAGATTCCAGAGGACGAGAAGGAAGCGGCCGCTTGGCTGCAGAAGTTGTTTGTTGAGAAGGATCGCATCATCGACAGCTTCCATGAGACTGGCAGCTTCTTCAAGACATCTGGCATCAAGGAAGTGCCATTTAAGATCTACGATCGCCGTCTCAGCAGTCTGTTGAACTTTGTCGGCTGGTCAACGTATTCATTGTCGTGCATATTTTATTACCTGATCAGCTCATTGCTGGCTGCCAATTGGATTGGCTTGATCACAGCATTGTCTGTGCTTGGAATTT TTTACTGGTTGATGGGACTGGCAATTAACAAGACACAGATCAGCAAAGGCTCCAGCTATGGCTCCAATAGCAAAAAAGTGAGCACAAATTAa
- the LOC133840515 gene encoding roquin-1 — protein sequence MPIQAPSWTDFLNCPICCNEFAASQRVPISLGCGHTICKLCLTTLYNRQCPFDQTLIVTEIDNLPINYALLQLVGSGNGGGSVAGGKAVASKDSELADLAPSVQKLQPEQLKCYKLGKKCIEDLALHLKSFLNLNSSNLLTRPMQRKLVTLVNCQLMEEEGRVRALRAARSLGERTVTELILQHQNPQQLSSNLWAAVRTRGCQFLGPAMQEEVLKLVLLALEEGSALSRKVLVMFVVQRLEPHFPQASKTSIGHVVQLLYRASCFKVSKREADSSLMQLKEEFRTYDALRREHDAQIVQIATEAGLRIAPEQWSSLLYGDIAHKSHMQSIIDKLQTPSSFAQSVQELVIALQRTSDPAKLSQLHNHLQYLASIDPCVETAPWEDVSKALDAVRHAVMGLVHFLQHHGVRKPQDSSLAGGSTNSNNTKYKISLCRDLNVRRVCPRGASCTFAHSQEEVERYRARNRGKHIKSPMPMAMPNMPVNNNGKKSLPMGNEVQQQQQQQQQQPPPPHAGPMMPISPIRYMQASAPPPPHRGYLEPLPPAVAHNLSPSGVHAQLMHPHHSPIARQQQQQQQQQQHTALNGLLVAPPGRYEPRFNFGPAPTQPRNAARDYSGNAAGAAGVQRNPPNYNSNNNNSNSSQLQHNHAKSFCSMLPTDVYHSSFFGNTNTINNNNNDAQANSKEQPPTKLGQHLAASGNPGNPWEHTYMQQQLATLTSPTSSSSSSSKNPNRPGMSTILPATADTSFYEKKPPSNVNIDLELVKPMGDSGATNPDAMPLPLFRSNHNTSNNSGNSNNTNTSNNSSNNNNSNNNNNSSLIFWSAHNKDSANFVRSDSILDDDASPYEVPSGSSMHSRYGPICPKRSTSNWNNWMMENDMKIGDNAVAFNDRLKTEHNDNVNPNANKNTAGVFIWNDLNANATSPSSNYWSNNTSDADAAGVAASASQGERLKHHLILDRKPQLLSEDSFEGGIDSGMMSELEKNLVDIVEVWSNPDDSGIKLD from the exons ATGCCGATACAGGCGCCCTCATGGACAGACTTTCTGAACTGTCCCATCTGCTGCAATGAGTTTGCAGCCAGTCAGCGTGTACCGATCAGCCTGGGATGTGGTCACACGATATGCAAGCTATGCCTGACCACGCTCTACAATCGCCAATGTCCCTTCGATCAG ACATTGATTGTAACGGAGATCGACAACTTGCCCATTAACTATGCACTGCTGCAGCTGGTGGGAAGTGGAAATGGAGGTGGCAGCGTGGCAGGAGGCAAGGCAGTGGCCAGCAAGGATTCGGAGCTGGCCGATCTGGCACCAAGTGTACAGAAACTGCAGCCCGAACAACTCAAATGCTATAAGCTGGGCAAGAAATGCATCGAAGATCTGGCACTGCACCTCAAATCATTTCTCAATCTAAACAGCAGCAATCTGCTGACAAGACCCATGCAGCGCAAACTCGTCACCCTGGTCAACTGTCAGCTGATGGAGGAAGAGGGTCGTGTGCGTGCTTTACGAGCTGCTCGCTCGCTAGGCGAACGGACGGTGACCGAACTGATACTGCAACATCAGAATCCCCAGCAGCTCAGCTCCAATCTGTGGGCAGCGGTGCGTACACGCGGCTGCCAATTCCTAGGTCCAGCGATGCAGGAGGAGGTGTTGAAGCTGGTCTTGCTGGCACTGGAAGAAGGTTCGGCGTTGTCGCGCAAGGTGCTGGTTATGTTTGTGGTGCAACGCCTGGAGCCACACTTTCCACAGGCTTCGAAGACGAGCATCGGCCATGTGGTGCAGTTGTTGTATCGCGCCAGTTGCTTTAAGGTGTCCAAGCGCGAGGCAGACTCCTCGTTGATGCAGCTGAAGGAAGAGTTTCGCACCTACGATGCGTTGAGACGGGAACATGATGcacaaattgtgcaaattgCTACCGAAGCGGGATTACGCATAGCCCCCGAGCAATGGTCATCGCTGTTGTACGGCGACATTGCGCACAAGTCGCACATGCAGAGCATCATCGACAAGTTGCAGACACCGTCATCGTTTGCACAGTCGGTGCAGGAGCTGGTCATAGCTCTGCAACGCACCAGCGATCCGGCCAAATTGTCGCAGCTGCACAATCATCTGCAGTACTTGGCCAGCATTGATCCGTGCGTGGAGACAGCACCCTGGGAGGATGTGTCCAAGGCGCTGGACGCTGTGCGGCATGCGGTCATGGGACTGGTGCACTTCCTGCAGCATCACGGCGTACGCAAGCCGCAGGACAGCAGTTTGGCTGGCGGCTCaacgaacagcaacaacaccaagtaCAAGATCAGTCTGTGTCGCGATCTCAACGTGCGTCGTGTATGTCCACGAGGCGCCAGCTGCACATTCGCCCACTCGCAGGAGGAAGTCGAACGCTATCGTGCACGCAATCGCGGCAAACACATCAAATCGCCCATGCCGATGGCCATGCCGAATATGCCGGTCAACAACAATGGGAAGAAGTCGTTGCCCATGGGCAAcgaagtgcagcagcagcagcaacaacaacagcaacagccgccACCGCCACATGCGGGCCCCATGATGCCCATATCGCCTATACGCTATATGCAAGCATCcgcaccaccgccaccgcatAGGGGCTACTTGGAGCCCTTGCCACCAGCTGTCGCACACAATCTGTCGCCAAGCGGTGTGCATGCCCAGCTCATGCATCCACATCACAGTCCCATTgctcgacaacagcaacaacaacaacagcagcagcagcacacgGCTTTGAATGGTCTCTTGGTTGCACCACCTGGACGCTATGAGCCACGCTTCAACTTTGGCCCGGCGCCAACGCAGCCACGAAATGCAGCACGCGACTACTCTGGCAATGCGGCAGGTGCTGCTGGCGTGCAACGTAACCCACCgaattacaacagcaacaacaacaacagcaatagcagtCAACTACAACACAATCATGCCAAAAGCTTTTGCAGCATGCTTCCAACGGATGTCTATCATTCGTCCTTCTTtggcaacaccaacaccatcaacaacaacaataacgatgCGCAAGCGAATAGCAAAGAACAGCCACCCACAAAGCTGGGGCAACATTTAGCCGCTAGCGGTAATCCTGGAAATCCCTGGGAGCATACGTatatgcaacagcagctagcGACGCTAACGTcgccgacgtcgtcgtcgtcgtcgtccagCAAGAACCCCAATCGACCGGGCATGTCGACCATTTTACCCGCAACAGCTGATACCTCATTTTACGAAAAGAAACCGCCGAGTAATGTTAACATAGACCTGGAGCTGGTGAAGCCCATGGGCGATAGTGGAGCAACCAATCCAGATGcgatgccgctgccgctgttcaGGTCCAACCACAACACTAgcaacaacagtggcaacagcaacaacaccaacaccagcaacaatagtagtaacaacaacaacagcaacaataataataatagctcTCTCATATTCTGGAGTGCACACAATAAGGATTCGGCCAACTTTGTGCGCTCCGATTCGATACTGGATGACGATGCGTCACCCTATGAAGTTCCCTCTGGCTCATCGATGCACAGTCGCTACGGTCCCATTTGTCCCAAACGCTCGACGAGCAATTGGAACAATTGGATGATGGAAAACGATATGAAAATCGGCGATAATGCCGTCGCCTTCAATGACAGGCTGAAAACCGAGCACAATGACAATGTCAATCCAAATGCCAATAAG AATACAGCTGGCGTGTTCATCTGGAATGATTTGAACGCGAATGCGACGAGTCCATCGAGCAATTACTGGAGCAACAACACAAGTGATGCAGATGCAGCCGGAGTTGCAGCGAGTGCAAGCCAAGGCGAAAGACTGAAACATCACCTGATCCTGGATAGAAAGCCACAGCTGCTGTCCGAGGACAGTTTCGAGGGTGGCATCGATAGCGGCATGATGAGCGAGTTGGAAAAGAATCTGGTTGACATTGTTGAGGTCTGGTCGAATCCAGATGACAGCGGCATTAAGTTGGATTAA